Proteins found in one Phormidium ambiguum IAM M-71 genomic segment:
- a CDS encoding CHAT domain-containing protein, with the protein MTTQPINMNFNAAVQNAVGQNEGGIHNYGSNQTPEQSRKINPKKILFLAANPKTTPPLRLDEEVRGIEDGLQRAKHREQFDLKQRWAVRVDDLIRALLDEKPQIVHFSGHGAGNDGLVLENETGQTQFVNAEALAGLFQLFANHIECVVLNACYSEVQAEAIAKHIPYVIGMNKAIGDRAAIKFAVGFYDALGAGESIEFAYQIGCNTIRLAGITENLTPKLRKKS; encoded by the coding sequence ATGACAACTCAACCAATTAACATGAATTTTAATGCTGCTGTTCAAAATGCTGTAGGACAAAACGAAGGGGGAATACACAACTACGGGAGCAATCAGACCCCAGAGCAATCAAGAAAAATTAACCCTAAAAAAATTCTGTTCTTAGCTGCCAATCCCAAAACAACTCCTCCCCTACGTTTAGATGAAGAAGTGCGGGGAATTGAAGATGGATTACAAAGAGCGAAACATCGGGAACAATTTGATTTAAAACAACGCTGGGCTGTGCGTGTTGATGATTTAATCCGCGCCCTTTTGGATGAAAAACCACAAATAGTTCATTTCTCCGGTCACGGTGCTGGGAATGATGGCTTGGTACTAGAAAATGAAACCGGACAAACACAATTTGTCAATGCCGAAGCATTAGCCGGACTATTTCAATTATTCGCCAATCATATTGAATGCGTCGTCCTCAATGCCTGTTATTCAGAAGTACAAGCAGAGGCGATCGCCAAACACATCCCTTATGTAATTGGCATGAATAAAGCGATCGGTGATCGAGCAGCAATAAAATTTGCAGTAGGGTTTTACGATGCTTTGGGTGCTGGAGAATCAATTGAGTTTGCCTATCAAATCGGTTGCAATACTATTCGATTGGCAGGAATAACGGAAAACTTAACTCCTAAGCTGAGAAAGAAATCCTGA
- a CDS encoding pentapeptide repeat-containing protein encodes MSIQDNNANFSDQDIRGKDFSKKCDQNNNKFLHSKAGIKSIYNYSFTILFSLLGILISVALATSLLPTLANLKGNLIPILIASSMLAIFLFSITKQGFRGALLAVGIVSVISLILMAPLLRAGERTIVPGVFFGMFGTVMAFGAIVMFAFTITVLNVLSSRWVKYVVMILSIALMVVSVPIIFPRNTKPPHQLDYPITILLTGIILSIGFYIATRSLRRDSRFDSIRLAAIAFCSRCYSTSFRGVDLTNADFTGAMLRNVNFKGANLTKTRFYNAQDIEYAYIDEHHFLQNLKAQQLAITLDVNKLSDKNFNYLDLEGINLESANLQGASFIGANLKNANLKNADLSGANLKQAQLVGVDLTGATLTGACIEDWGITKTTELKDVKCDFIFLESKEEYDKNGLFSIKFQQQYPNNRKFEEGEFIKRAYLAWEKYEENKTTTMNFYAPVQNAIGQNYGGIHNYDNSTN; translated from the coding sequence ATGAGTATCCAAGATAATAATGCTAATTTTAGCGATCAAGACATCCGGGGGAAGGATTTTAGTAAGAAATGTGACCAAAATAATAATAAATTTTTACACTCAAAAGCTGGTATTAAATCCATTTATAATTACAGCTTCACAATCCTCTTTTCTTTGTTAGGGATTCTAATTTCAGTAGCTTTAGCAACAAGCCTTCTGCCTACACTAGCCAATTTAAAAGGAAATTTGATTCCCATCCTAATTGCTTCATCAATGCTGGCAATTTTTCTCTTTTCTATTACGAAGCAAGGCTTCAGAGGCGCTTTGCTGGCTGTAGGAATAGTGTCCGTTATTAGTCTGATATTGATGGCACCATTACTTAGAGCTGGAGAACGCACGATTGTCCCGGGAGTTTTTTTTGGAATGTTTGGCACAGTAATGGCTTTTGGCGCAATTGTCATGTTTGCCTTTACTATCACTGTGTTAAATGTTCTATCCAGCCGATGGGTTAAATATGTGGTAATGATTCTGTCAATAGCTTTAATGGTCGTCAGTGTTCCTATTATATTCCCTAGAAATACTAAACCACCGCATCAATTAGATTACCCAATAACTATTTTACTGACTGGAATAATTCTTAGTATCGGGTTTTATATTGCTACTCGTTCGCTACGTCGAGATTCAAGATTTGATTCAATCCGTTTAGCGGCAATTGCTTTTTGTTCTAGATGCTATAGCACATCATTTCGAGGGGTGGATCTAACTAACGCTGATTTTACTGGAGCGATGTTAAGGAATGTTAATTTCAAGGGCGCAAACCTTACTAAGACTCGTTTTTATAATGCTCAAGATATTGAGTATGCCTATATTGACGAGCATCACTTTCTCCAAAACCTAAAAGCCCAACAATTAGCAATCACACTTGATGTCAATAAACTGAGCGATAAAAACTTTAATTATCTCGATTTAGAAGGCATAAATCTAGAGAGTGCTAACTTACAGGGAGCTAGTTTTATTGGTGCTAATTTGAAAAATGCTAATTTGAAAAACGCAGATTTATCAGGTGCAAATTTAAAACAGGCACAACTAGTGGGAGTAGATTTAACAGGGGCAACCCTAACCGGAGCGTGCATCGAAGATTGGGGAATTACGAAAACAACAGAGTTAAAAGATGTCAAGTGCGACTTCATTTTCTTAGAATCTAAAGAAGAATATGATAAAAATGGACTCTTCTCAATTAAGTTTCAACAACAATATCCGAATAACCGTAAGTTTGAAGAGGGAGAATTCATCAAACGAGCTTATCTAGCTTGGGAGAAATACGAGGAAAATAAAACAACTACCATGAATTTTTATGCTCCTGTTCAGAATGCTATAGGTCAAAACTATGGAGGAATACATAACTATGACAACTCAACCAATTAA
- a CDS encoding LysM peptidoglycan-binding domain-containing protein yields the protein MARQQGNPPITHIIENGDILFDLAQAYYGDGNKWELISKANDNIHPSNLSVGQAVEIPPCDVGITGGSYTPPG from the coding sequence ATGGCTAGACAGCAAGGCAATCCCCCTATCACTCACATTATAGAAAACGGTGACATTTTATTTGATCTTGCCCAAGCATACTATGGTGATGGTAATAAGTGGGAACTAATTTCTAAAGCTAATGACAATATCCATCCTAGTAATTTATCAGTAGGTCAAGCCGTTGAGATTCCCCCTTGTGATGTTGGTATTACTGGTGGATCTTATACTCCTCCAGGTTGA
- a CDS encoding helix-turn-helix transcriptional regulator has protein sequence MTVDELKVAFNALASVAKYQGDSQVRRIHATLTKWLRTLDLDSKGDFFYPVRQHLNRAVVHTDPEEIMDKGENRDNLFHQLDVVEQAIHTGSAIEISRRSDPYGNGQIGLKQVWPLQLIYHDIAWYLIFEECNNQLLAVGRINRFKNYCKVLSSKTRSLQQQYQRLLDAHKLLEKGWGLFLGKAEEQSLELEGKLDLIEVKVRFFPKVIDFILEGELRHPKQELEKGPIDSVTGKFTYLDYIVELPPRSLQEFSWWVCRHMENAEVLEPDFLRQQHYQAALALVARYQ, from the coding sequence ATGACTGTAGATGAATTAAAAGTAGCATTTAATGCCTTAGCTTCTGTTGCCAAATATCAAGGCGACTCACAGGTACGACGAATCCACGCTACTCTTACCAAATGGTTACGTACCTTGGATTTAGATAGCAAAGGTGATTTCTTTTATCCGGTGCGACAACACTTAAATCGTGCTGTTGTCCATACTGACCCAGAGGAAATAATGGACAAAGGTGAAAATCGAGATAACCTATTCCATCAATTAGATGTAGTCGAGCAAGCAATCCATACTGGCAGTGCGATCGAGATTTCCCGACGCAGCGACCCTTATGGTAATGGTCAGATTGGACTCAAGCAAGTCTGGCCTCTACAGTTGATTTATCACGATATCGCTTGGTATCTGATTTTTGAAGAATGCAACAATCAACTTTTAGCAGTTGGGCGCATCAATCGCTTTAAGAATTACTGCAAAGTTCTGTCATCCAAAACGCGATCGCTTCAACAACAATACCAACGTCTACTTGATGCTCACAAACTGTTAGAAAAAGGTTGGGGTTTATTTCTGGGAAAAGCAGAGGAGCAAAGCTTGGAATTAGAGGGCAAGCTCGATTTAATTGAGGTCAAAGTCCGCTTCTTTCCAAAAGTCATCGATTTCATATTGGAAGGAGAACTGCGGCATCCTAAACAAGAACTAGAGAAGGGGCCAATAGATAGCGTGACCGGAAAGTTTACTTATCTGGATTACATTGTTGAGTTGCCACCTCGTTCATTGCAAGAATTTAGCTGGTGGGTTTGTCGCCACATGGAAAACGCTGAAGTTCTGGAACCAGATTTTCTTAGACAACAACATTATCAAGCTGCTTTGGCACTGGTGGCGCGTTATCAGTAA